From Deferrisoma camini S3R1, the proteins below share one genomic window:
- a CDS encoding PfkB family carbohydrate kinase translates to MSGDLLVVGSVAIDAVETPFGREDEALGGSALYFTAAASLFAPVRLVAVIGEDFPTERVAFLAERGADLSGLVRAPGKTFRWKGRYGFDLNEAHTLETHLNVFEGFSPELAPAHRACPYVFLANIDPDLQQRVLDQVEDPRFVALDTMNFWIEGKRRSLLEAVARVDMVVLNEAEARMLAEEPNLVRAAQKILSWGPKGVVVKRGEYGAMYFADGHVFAAPAFPLEEVFDPTGAGDTFAGGMMGYLASTGNLEPDNIRRAIVFGSAMASFNVEDFSFRRLERLTYDEVASRYRQFKTLTQFEAEVG, encoded by the coding sequence ATGAGCGGCGATCTGCTCGTGGTGGGCTCGGTGGCCATCGACGCGGTGGAGACCCCGTTCGGCCGGGAGGACGAGGCCCTCGGGGGCTCGGCCCTCTACTTCACGGCGGCGGCGAGCCTGTTCGCCCCGGTGCGGCTCGTGGCCGTGATCGGCGAGGACTTCCCCACCGAGCGGGTGGCCTTCCTGGCGGAGAGGGGGGCCGACCTGTCGGGCCTGGTGCGGGCGCCGGGCAAGACCTTCCGGTGGAAGGGGCGGTACGGGTTCGACCTGAACGAGGCCCACACCCTGGAGACCCACCTGAACGTGTTCGAGGGGTTCTCGCCGGAGCTCGCGCCGGCCCACCGGGCGTGTCCGTACGTGTTCCTGGCCAACATCGACCCCGATCTGCAGCAACGGGTGCTCGATCAGGTGGAGGACCCGAGGTTCGTGGCCCTGGACACCATGAACTTCTGGATCGAGGGGAAGCGCCGGAGCCTTCTGGAGGCCGTCGCCCGGGTGGACATGGTGGTGCTCAACGAGGCCGAGGCCCGCATGCTGGCCGAGGAGCCCAACCTGGTCCGGGCGGCCCAGAAGATCCTGTCGTGGGGGCCCAAGGGCGTGGTGGTGAAGCGGGGCGAGTACGGCGCCATGTACTTTGCGGACGGCCACGTGTTCGCGGCGCCGGCGTTTCCCCTGGAGGAGGTGTTCGACCCGACGGGCGCGGGGGACACCTTTGCCGGCGGCATGATGGGGTACCTGGCCAGCACCGGCAACCTGGAGCCCGACAACATCCGCCGGGCTATCGTGTTCGGGTCGGCCATGGCGAGCTTCAACGTGGAGGACTTCAGCTTCCGCCGGCTGGAGCGCCTCACCTACGACGAGGTGGCCTCCCGGTACCGTCAGTTCAAGACGCTCACGCAGTTCGAGGCCGAGGTGGGGTGA
- the mtnP gene encoding S-methyl-5'-thioadenosine phosphorylase: MDRAIGIIGGSGLYEMEGLTDVREVEVSTPFGAPSDALIEGRLGDRRLVFLPRHGRGHRFLPSEVPYRANVWALKSLGVEWVISISAVGSLQEGVAPGHICLPDQFLDRTWGRESTFFGDGIVGHVAMADPVCQALQQAVWETREAVGVPFHRGGTYVCIQGPQFSTRAESYWYRSIGARVIGMTNATEARLAREAELCYTTVALVTDYDCWHETEEEVSVEAVLEVLHRNVDTARRIVREAVGRIPAERSCPCAEAARYAVLTDPARVPAETRRRVELLFGRYLTSGEGEG, from the coding sequence ATGGACAGAGCGATCGGAATCATCGGAGGAAGCGGGCTCTATGAGATGGAGGGGCTCACCGACGTTCGGGAGGTGGAGGTGTCCACCCCGTTCGGGGCGCCGTCCGACGCCCTGATCGAGGGGCGCCTGGGCGACCGGCGGCTTGTGTTCCTGCCCCGCCACGGCCGGGGCCACCGGTTTCTGCCCTCGGAGGTGCCGTACCGGGCGAACGTCTGGGCCCTGAAGTCCCTCGGGGTGGAGTGGGTGATCTCCATCTCGGCCGTGGGCAGCCTGCAGGAAGGGGTGGCGCCGGGCCACATCTGCCTGCCCGACCAGTTCCTGGACCGCACCTGGGGTCGGGAGAGCACGTTCTTCGGCGACGGCATCGTGGGCCACGTGGCCATGGCCGACCCGGTGTGCCAGGCCCTGCAGCAGGCCGTGTGGGAGACCCGCGAGGCCGTGGGCGTGCCGTTCCACCGGGGGGGGACCTACGTGTGCATTCAGGGGCCCCAGTTCAGCACCCGGGCCGAGTCATACTGGTACCGGTCGATCGGGGCGCGGGTGATCGGCATGACCAACGCCACCGAGGCCCGCTTGGCCCGGGAGGCGGAGCTCTGCTACACCACGGTGGCCCTGGTGACCGACTACGACTGCTGGCACGAGACCGAGGAGGAGGTCAGCGTGGAGGCCGTGCTCGAGGTGCTCCACCGCAACGTGGACACCGCCCGAAGGATCGTGCGCGAGGCCGTGGGTCGGATCCCGGCCGAGCGCTCCTGCCCCTGCGCCGAGGCGGCCCGGTACGCGGTGCTCACCGACCCGGCTCGGGTCCCTGCCGAGACCCGGCGCCGGGTGGAGCTGCTGTTCGGCCGGTACCTCACGAGCGGGGAGGGGGAGGGATGA
- the rlmN gene encoding 23S rRNA (adenine(2503)-C(2))-methyltransferase RlmN → MTALDLFDHDLPGLERVFERWGEKRFRARQVMNWLYKKGVTRFEEMTDLSAALRERLGREATAALPRIAAEQTSRDGTVKLLLELADGERVETVLMPDDGRVTQCVSTQVGCAMGCAFCRTGTLGLRRHLTAGEIVAQVVVGQARMGPDRRITNVVFMGMGEPLHNFDNVVRAFRILSSDHGLNITRRRLTVSTAGLADRIRRLPPEMLGSLAVSLNATTDEVRDRIMPVNRRFPIQELLEALRESPLPPRDRYTVEYVLLGGVNDSPDDARRLVKLLSHVRCKVNLIAYNPHGDSPFERPRPEAVEAFRKILLDKNFTATLRKSRGEDILAACGQLKAEEGGTLGG, encoded by the coding sequence ATGACGGCCCTTGATCTGTTCGACCACGACCTGCCCGGCCTGGAACGCGTCTTCGAGAGGTGGGGGGAGAAGCGGTTCCGGGCCCGGCAGGTGATGAACTGGCTCTACAAGAAGGGCGTGACCCGGTTCGAGGAGATGACCGACCTTTCCGCCGCCCTGCGGGAGCGGCTGGGCCGGGAGGCCACGGCCGCCCTGCCACGGATCGCGGCCGAGCAGACCAGCCGGGACGGCACGGTGAAGCTTCTGCTCGAGCTGGCGGACGGCGAGCGGGTGGAGACCGTGCTGATGCCGGACGACGGCCGGGTGACCCAGTGCGTGTCCACCCAGGTGGGGTGTGCCATGGGCTGCGCGTTCTGCCGGACCGGCACCCTGGGGCTGCGTCGCCACCTCACCGCCGGAGAGATCGTGGCCCAGGTCGTGGTGGGGCAGGCCCGTATGGGGCCGGATCGGCGGATCACCAACGTGGTGTTCATGGGCATGGGCGAGCCCCTGCACAACTTCGACAACGTGGTGCGGGCGTTCCGGATCCTGTCGAGCGACCACGGTCTGAACATCACCCGGCGTCGCCTCACGGTGTCCACCGCGGGCCTGGCGGACCGGATCCGGCGGTTGCCGCCCGAGATGTTGGGAAGCCTGGCCGTGAGCCTGAACGCCACCACCGATGAGGTCCGCGACCGGATCATGCCGGTGAACCGCCGGTTTCCGATCCAGGAGCTCCTGGAGGCCCTGCGGGAGAGCCCGCTGCCCCCCCGGGACCGCTACACCGTGGAGTACGTGCTCCTGGGCGGGGTGAACGACTCGCCGGACGACGCCCGGCGGCTGGTGAAGCTGCTGTCCCACGTGCGGTGCAAGGTGAACCTGATCGCCTACAACCCCCACGGCGACAGCCCCTTCGAGAGGCCGCGGCCCGAGGCGGTGGAGGCGTTCCGGAAGATCCTGCTGGACAAGAACTTCACCGCCACCCTGCGCAAGAGCCGGGGGGAGGACATCCTGGCCGCCTGCGGGCAGCTGAAGGCGGAGGAGGGGGGGACGCTAGGAGGCTAG
- a CDS encoding ABC transporter ATP-binding protein — translation MEHTVAIASPIENTAPEPPLAVEARGLVKRFGRVRALDGLDLRLRTGEIYGFLGPNGAGKTTTIRILTGLLRPDRGEARVGGADVVRNPVAAKAQIGVVSQQLNLDPDLTVAESLELHGILHGMPRAERRARARELLEFAGLADRADSLGRTLSGGMKRRVTIVRALLHEPRILFLDEPTVGLDPATRRRLWDLIRSVNRRGVTVLLTTHYIEEAEFLCHRVGILDRGRLIEEGTPRELLEGLGEYAVDLVEDGGTRTRFFPTREAALAFLRHDRAGAGLRRTNLEDLFLQRTGRRVDP, via the coding sequence ATGGAACACACCGTGGCCATCGCCTCTCCCATCGAGAACACAGCGCCCGAGCCGCCCCTGGCCGTCGAGGCCCGGGGGCTGGTGAAACGTTTCGGCCGGGTCCGGGCCCTGGACGGCCTGGACCTGCGGCTCCGAACGGGCGAGATCTACGGGTTCCTCGGGCCCAACGGCGCCGGCAAGACCACCACCATCCGCATCCTGACCGGGCTCCTGCGCCCCGACCGGGGCGAGGCCCGGGTGGGCGGCGCCGACGTGGTGCGCAACCCGGTGGCGGCCAAGGCCCAGATCGGGGTGGTGAGCCAGCAGCTCAACCTGGACCCGGACCTGACCGTGGCCGAGAGCCTGGAGCTCCACGGCATTCTCCACGGCATGCCCCGGGCCGAGCGCCGGGCCCGGGCCCGAGAGCTCCTGGAGTTCGCCGGGCTCGCCGACCGGGCCGACAGCCTGGGCCGAACCCTGTCGGGGGGCATGAAGCGGCGGGTCACCATCGTCCGGGCCCTGCTGCACGAGCCCCGGATCCTGTTCTTGGACGAGCCCACCGTGGGGCTCGACCCGGCCACCCGCCGGAGGCTGTGGGACCTGATCCGGAGCGTGAACCGCAGGGGCGTGACCGTGCTCCTGACCACCCACTACATCGAGGAGGCCGAGTTCCTGTGCCATCGGGTGGGCATCCTGGACCGGGGCCGGCTGATCGAGGAGGGGACGCCCCGGGAACTCCTGGAGGGCCTGGGCGAGTACGCCGTGGACCTGGTGGAGGATGGGGGAACCCGCACCCGGTTCTTCCCCACCCGGGAGGCCGCGCTCGCGTTCCTGCGCCACGACCGGGCAGGGGCGGGCCTGCGCCGCACCAACCTGGAGGACCTGTTCCTTCAGCGCACCGGCCGGAGGGTGGACCCGTGA
- a CDS encoding ABC transporter permease: protein MNGVRGVLYRELRIYRRRWKKHLASYAVSPFLFLVVFGWGLGRHVEFDGVGYLAFMIPGLATMASMTQSYGTATEINIARFYWRIFEEFQMAPIPAWEITLGEVVYGMLRGIAAAVIVYLLAWPFGIRPPASPQVAGFFLLHTFTFASAAVTAAMVVRSHADQGHINTFFIVPMSFLCGTFFPLDRLPGWAQTIAYGLPLTHSSLVIRAASLGTPVPGINVVALTGFAAVFFGSAVWAVRRSSC from the coding sequence GTGAACGGGGTGAGGGGTGTCCTGTACCGGGAGCTGCGCATCTACCGCAGGCGCTGGAAGAAGCACCTGGCCTCCTACGCGGTGTCGCCGTTCCTGTTCCTGGTGGTGTTCGGCTGGGGCCTCGGCCGGCACGTCGAGTTCGACGGGGTGGGCTACCTGGCCTTCATGATCCCGGGGCTGGCCACCATGGCCAGCATGACCCAGAGCTACGGCACGGCCACCGAGATCAACATCGCCCGGTTCTACTGGCGCATCTTCGAGGAGTTCCAGATGGCGCCGATCCCGGCCTGGGAGATCACCCTCGGCGAGGTGGTGTACGGCATGCTCCGGGGGATCGCGGCGGCGGTGATCGTGTACCTGCTGGCCTGGCCGTTCGGCATCCGGCCTCCGGCCAGCCCCCAAGTGGCCGGGTTCTTCCTGCTCCACACCTTCACCTTTGCCTCGGCCGCGGTCACGGCCGCCATGGTGGTGCGCAGTCACGCCGACCAGGGGCACATCAACACGTTTTTCATCGTGCCCATGTCGTTCCTGTGCGGCACCTTCTTCCCCCTGGATCGCCTGCCCGGGTGGGCCCAGACCATCGCCTACGGCCTGCCGCTGACCCACTCGAGCCTGGTGATCCGGGCGGCCAGCCTGGGCACCCCCGTGCCCGGGATCAATGTGGTCGCCCTGACCGGCTTCGCCGCGGTCTTCTTCGGCTCGGCCGTGTGGGCGGTGAGGAGGAGCAGCTGTTGA
- the cobI gene encoding precorrin-2 C(20)-methyltransferase yields the protein MTQLGTFYGIGVGPGDPELLTVKAVRVLQEVDVVFAAGHERSGRSAALEIARPHLRPGCPVVTLPFRHTFEDVRSREVHRDHARRVVDELRRPAAAAFLTLGDPMTYSTFTYLLEAVRELEPRVPVEVVPGITSFAAAAAEARVPLVEGDQTLAVVSAARGTAAVERALEAADSLAILKPYRNTAEVCDLLEARGLGGKVVFASHCTRPGALVARGVCQARTHANGYMSLFLVRPGEDRTP from the coding sequence ATGACCCAGCTCGGAACCTTCTACGGCATCGGGGTCGGCCCCGGCGACCCGGAGCTGCTCACGGTGAAGGCCGTTCGCGTGCTCCAAGAGGTGGACGTGGTGTTCGCCGCGGGCCACGAGCGATCGGGCCGGAGCGCCGCCCTGGAGATCGCCCGACCCCACCTTCGGCCGGGCTGCCCCGTGGTCACCCTGCCCTTCCGGCACACCTTCGAGGACGTGCGGTCCCGCGAGGTGCACCGGGATCACGCCCGAAGGGTAGTGGACGAGCTCCGACGGCCCGCCGCGGCCGCGTTCCTCACCCTGGGGGACCCCATGACCTACTCCACCTTCACCTATCTGCTCGAGGCCGTCCGCGAGCTCGAGCCCCGGGTGCCGGTGGAGGTGGTGCCGGGCATCACCTCGTTCGCCGCGGCAGCGGCAGAGGCGCGCGTTCCCCTGGTGGAGGGCGACCAGACCCTGGCCGTGGTGAGCGCGGCCCGGGGCACCGCCGCGGTGGAGCGGGCGCTCGAGGCCGCCGACAGCCTGGCCATCCTCAAGCCCTACCGGAACACGGCCGAGGTGTGCGACCTGCTCGAGGCCCGGGGCCTGGGCGGGAAGGTGGTGTTCGCCTCCCACTGCACCCGGCCGGGGGCCCTGGTGGCTCGGGGGGTGTGCCAGGCCCGGACCCACGCCAACGGGTACATGAGCCTGTTCCTCGTCCGGCCGGGGGAGGACCGCACCCCGTGA
- a CDS encoding FecCD family ABC transporter permease, translating into MTARPGRVILGIALVLPLVFLWAAGIGSSGLGSSDLLRALAEAAGLIPPTLDPVDRTILLTVRLSRVCLAGLVGGGLAVAGVVFQGILLNPLADPYTVGVSSGAALGASIAILAGLGGYTAWGLGLLPVFAFAGALAALGAVHLLASDRDFGSGNTLILAGIVVSTTLSAGISLLKSLNEDSVSSIVFWILGSFNGRSWAHVAFSAPYVFAGVVWAWCLGRDLDLLALGDESARQLGVDAARARRWLLVAASVMTGACVAVSGVIGFVGLVVPHLLRMVLGPGHRRLVVGSFLTGASLLVLADGLARTVLPGGEELPVGVVTALVGGPFFCWLLRWSPRSRRAEAP; encoded by the coding sequence GTGACCGCTCGGCCCGGCCGGGTGATCCTGGGGATCGCCCTGGTCCTTCCGCTGGTGTTCCTGTGGGCCGCGGGCATCGGCTCGTCAGGCCTGGGCTCGTCCGACCTGCTCCGGGCCCTGGCCGAGGCGGCCGGGCTGATCCCGCCCACCCTCGACCCCGTGGATCGCACCATCCTTCTCACCGTGCGCCTGTCGCGGGTGTGCCTGGCAGGGCTCGTGGGTGGGGGGCTGGCCGTGGCCGGCGTGGTGTTCCAGGGGATCCTGCTGAACCCCCTGGCCGACCCCTACACCGTGGGGGTGTCGTCGGGCGCGGCCCTGGGCGCGAGCATCGCGATCCTGGCCGGCCTGGGCGGGTACACGGCCTGGGGGCTCGGGCTTCTTCCCGTGTTCGCCTTTGCCGGCGCCCTGGCCGCCCTGGGCGCGGTGCACCTGCTGGCCTCGGACCGGGACTTCGGCTCCGGAAACACGCTGATCCTGGCCGGGATCGTGGTGAGCACGACCCTGTCGGCCGGCATCAGCCTCCTCAAGAGCCTCAACGAGGACAGCGTGTCCTCCATCGTGTTCTGGATTTTGGGCAGCTTCAACGGCCGGAGCTGGGCCCACGTGGCGTTCTCGGCCCCCTACGTGTTCGCCGGTGTCGTATGGGCCTGGTGCCTGGGCCGGGACCTGGACCTGCTGGCCCTGGGGGACGAGTCGGCCCGCCAACTGGGGGTGGACGCCGCCCGGGCCCGGCGGTGGCTCCTGGTGGCCGCGTCGGTCATGACCGGCGCGTGCGTGGCCGTGAGCGGGGTGATCGGGTTCGTGGGCCTGGTGGTGCCCCACCTGCTCCGGATGGTGCTGGGGCCGGGGCACCGCAGGCTCGTGGTGGGCTCGTTCCTGACAGGGGCCTCGCTCCTGGTGCTCGCGGACGGGCTGGCGAGGACCGTGCTGCCGGGGGGCGAAGAGCTGCCGGTGGGCGTGGTGACGGCCCTGGTGGGGGGCCCCTTCTTCTGCTGGCTGCTGCGGTGGAGCCCCCGGAGCCGCAGGGCGGAGGCGCCGTGA
- a CDS encoding ABC transporter ATP-binding protein: protein MISVRDLWAGYGREPVLRSVDLQVDHGGFLGILGPNACGKSTLLRVLTGVLRPQRGEVRVGGLDPREAAPRNLARVAATVPQSTWIPFPFTGFEVVMMGRHPQLGRFGRPGPPDREAVRRAMADTDTLGLADRLITQVSGGERQRLVLARALAQEAPLLLLDEATAAMDVHRRIDAFDLLARVNAQGTTVCAVMHDLNLAALYCRRLVFLKEGRVWAEGPTERVFCKEILEAVYETPAEVSVHPATGRPHAVFLPRARRGGNQRPETRN, encoded by the coding sequence GTGATCTCGGTGCGGGACCTGTGGGCCGGGTACGGCCGCGAGCCGGTGCTGCGGAGCGTGGACCTTCAGGTGGACCACGGCGGGTTCCTGGGCATCCTCGGGCCCAACGCCTGCGGCAAGTCCACCCTGCTGCGGGTCCTCACGGGGGTGCTGCGGCCCCAACGGGGCGAGGTGCGGGTGGGGGGGCTCGACCCCAGGGAGGCCGCCCCCCGCAACCTGGCACGGGTCGCGGCCACCGTGCCCCAGTCCACCTGGATCCCCTTCCCGTTCACCGGGTTCGAGGTGGTCATGATGGGCCGCCACCCCCAGCTCGGCCGGTTCGGCCGACCCGGCCCGCCCGATCGGGAGGCCGTGCGCCGGGCCATGGCCGACACCGACACGCTGGGGCTGGCCGACCGGCTGATCACCCAGGTCTCGGGCGGCGAGCGGCAGCGGCTGGTGCTGGCCCGGGCCCTGGCCCAGGAGGCCCCCCTGCTGCTGCTGGACGAGGCCACGGCCGCCATGGATGTCCACCGACGAATCGACGCCTTCGACCTCCTGGCCCGGGTGAACGCCCAGGGCACCACGGTGTGCGCCGTGATGCACGACCTGAACCTGGCCGCCCTGTACTGCCGGCGCCTCGTGTTCCTCAAGGAGGGGAGGGTCTGGGCCGAGGGCCCCACCGAGCGGGTGTTTTGCAAAGAGATCCTGGAGGCGGTGTACGAGACCCCGGCCGAGGTCTCCGTGCACCCGGCCACGGGCCGGCCCCATGCCGTGTTCCTGCCGCGGGCCCGGCGGGGCGGGAACCAGAGACCAGAAACTAGAAACTAG
- a CDS encoding ABC transporter substrate-binding protein, with product MKRRLFWGLLALLLLGPLSPALAACIVDDTGTRVCTDGSPRIVSLYGAYTEVLWEIGAGDRIVGRTRHDDTVPQLRGVPSVGTGLRPNVEYVLALRPGLVVARAGRAAARAVATLRERGLTVAAFDPRSIDDALGVMERLGVLTGRVAQARELAGRLRAEVDRVRTAVADAPRVRLVYEIRGQPLTVAGTDGLIHDIIVAAGGENAVRVPKKLLTLDVEALLRLDPEVYVIQEGPMNRNPPPLSERPLFRELRAVRAGRVLTVAEREFARPGPGLARAVRTLARFLHPDRVPDRAE from the coding sequence ATGAAGAGGAGACTCTTTTGGGGGCTGCTGGCCCTTCTTCTGCTGGGCCCCCTCTCCCCGGCCCTGGCGGCGTGCATCGTGGACGACACCGGCACCCGGGTGTGCACCGACGGCTCGCCGCGGATCGTCTCGCTCTACGGCGCGTACACCGAGGTCCTGTGGGAGATCGGTGCGGGGGACCGGATCGTGGGCCGCACCCGCCACGACGACACCGTGCCCCAGCTGCGCGGGGTCCCCTCGGTGGGCACCGGCCTGCGGCCCAATGTCGAGTACGTCCTGGCCCTCCGGCCGGGGCTGGTGGTGGCGCGGGCCGGCCGGGCCGCGGCCCGGGCCGTGGCGACCCTGCGGGAGCGGGGGCTCACCGTGGCCGCGTTCGACCCGCGCTCGATCGACGACGCCCTCGGCGTGATGGAGCGTCTGGGGGTGCTCACGGGCCGCGTGGCCCAGGCCCGAGAGCTGGCCGGCCGGCTACGGGCCGAGGTCGATCGGGTGCGCACAGCGGTCGCCGACGCCCCCAGGGTCCGCCTGGTGTACGAGATCCGGGGCCAGCCGCTGACCGTGGCCGGCACCGACGGCCTGATCCACGACATCATCGTGGCGGCCGGCGGCGAGAACGCGGTGCGGGTCCCCAAGAAGCTCCTCACCCTGGACGTGGAGGCCCTCCTCCGGCTCGATCCCGAGGTGTACGTGATCCAAGAGGGCCCCATGAACCGCAACCCGCCGCCCCTGTCCGAGCGCCCCCTGTTCCGCGAACTGCGTGCGGTGCGCGCAGGCCGGGTGCTCACGGTGGCCGAACGCGAGTTCGCCCGCCCCGGCCCGGGGCTGGCCCGGGCCGTGCGCACCCTGGCCCGGTTCCTCCACCCCGACCGGGTGCCGGACCGGGCCGAATGA